The region CTCGCGGGCACGGTTTGGTATAATCGTTCGCAGCTCAATGACTATTTACGCTGGGTGAAAACCAGCAGTTGGGGCATAGCACCAAGTGGCGACAGTTTAGCTCAAGGGGAGCTGGCACTGGCCCGTATCGTCGCCAAGCCGAGCATAGAGTTCAAAGTTGTCGATAAAGGCGCTGTGTTGGTGGTGTCCATGCCCGGGTGCACTGCGCGTGAGCTTAATCAAGCCGATATTAAACTCGCGGCTTACTGGCAAATTGACCTACGCACCAATACATGGGAGCCTTGGAGTCATGAGTTATCTGGCCAGTGGCGCTTACTTAGTGGCCTTGAACAGCCATTAACATTGGGCTTGCCCATCTACCCCAATGAGCAAAATGCCCAGCACAATATTGCCATTGAGCTGCATTATCGTCCATCGGTGCACAGTGATGATGTGGAGATTATTCGTTTTCAAACATCGCAACTAAACCAATCACAGCAATTAACGGCGGTGAAAATGTTTAAAACGGCCCAACTTAATGCGCCATTAGTGGCGTTAAATTATGACTCTCTCACGGGAGAAGCGCTGAATGAATAAGCCTCAAGCACAATGTTAGTCAGGTGATTGATACCCTCATTATTATCATTCACTATCGTAATAAATCGACAGGAGCTTATGTGAGTAACAAAAAAACCAACAATCAATCAAGCGACGGGCTCGATGTCAGCAATCATCCCCCCACCGCAGGTGAAACGCGCAGTATCCCCTTGGGCCAAGCGCTGTTTTTATCGCCGCTACCCCTGCCCACCACCCAGGGCGGGGGGCTGGATATTAATGGCAGTTTTTTAGCCGTCAATGAGGTTTATTTAGACATTGGTACGAGTAACCGCGATAAAGACTTTCAAGTACAGTTAGGCACTTCAGTGTTAAGTTCGTTTGCTTTATTTTGTTTATTTTTGACTTTGTTTGTTATTTATGCTGAAGGAGTAAGAGACGGTTATGCCCACAGTTATGCCGAATATACAGTGATGGTGTTGCAGGATGATGTGTACCCTGTTTTATTCGGAATTGGGATCGGCACCTTCCTCTTGTTGACCTCGACTATTTTGTATAGTACCTACCAAAAGTCCAGCCAGCGGCCAATCCGTTTTAACCGCCAACGGCGGGAGGTGTGTTATTTCCCTGATAGTAGCGACAGGGCGGTGATTTGTCCGTGGGAGTCGTTAATCACTTGGATTGCCAGCAGCAGCGGCACAACGGGCAGCAATATCATGACCACTTACACCTTTGGCATGGCCATAGAAGATAAGGAAAAGGATATGTATTGGTTTATTCGTCAACCCGTGATCAATGTGCTTAGCGCCCAAGCGCAGTGGGAGGCGATCCGAGACTTTATGGAACAAGGCCCGCAACATTGCCCCGCTCAAACTGAGCATACTGGCCGCCACACCTTTGATGAAAAGCGCACAGAATTACACCGTAAATTTAAACATGGGCCAAGATATTGGTTTAAATTTTCTCAGTTTGAATGGTCAATTTCTTATACTGGCGTTGCGTGGTTTTATATTTGGAATGTGTTGTGTTGGTGGAAATTCCCCTATTATGTTGCCGAATGGGATTTACAGTTTTCGATGAAAAAAATGCCAGCGAGTATTGAAGCTTGGTCATCAACACTTGCCGAAGACGAATGGGCTAAGCCGAGCGAGGAGTTACGGGTACAAACGGCCAAAATGGAAACTCATTTAGCCGCAGGCAAGGGATTTACAGATTTCTTTACTGAGACAAAGGCCCAGAATAAGAGCAAGAAAAGAGCTTAATGTATCGATTTAAACGTATCGCTATTTTGGGAGATGAAGAGAATATACAGAATACCAATTGTATTAAATATATGATCAATTCAGAGACGCTCAAACTTTTCAATTCAAGGCGCATTGATGAAAGAATGGTTGTTCCCTTGTGAATCAGTGCAAAGTAGAAGTGGAATGTTTGAGCGCCTCCCGGAGGGCGGGTTTCAAAGCCCTCCAGGCTACGTTAAATGATTTTGATATAGAATAACTATTAGCATCAATCATTCGCCTTGCCTTCAGGGCTTTGAATTCCCGCTGAATGAACAACTACTTAATACAATTGGTATAACACAAATGGCGGAGCTGGCTCGTCGTCTTGGTCGTGCAACCCTAGAATATGACGAACTGCCGCCATCATTACGCGACGATCCACTGCAAGTATTGGCATTTGAAAAAAAACTCACCGAGTATCTAGGCTGTCGTTATTTAGCCGATAATGCGCAGGCGGGATTAGAAAGTAATCCTGATATGAATAATAATGCCAAATTTCAAGAGGTACTAACGGCGCAGCAAGCAAGGGCGAATCAAAAACTAGCAGAGCTGCAAGATGAATATCGGTTCACCCCAAGCCAAGCGCAAACAGAGAAGTGGGTGACAAGTACGGTATTTAGTGATGAAGTCAACTGGACCGACATCGATACGTACCTCACTGAGCATTACACCCAACTTCAAGGTAAAGATGAGAAAATTAACGCCTTGTATGATGATTTTAGGGCGGCGTTTGACGCTCTGGGAACCGATCCTTTAGCCCTCGGCTTAGATAATCAAGATGAGCAGGGGCAAGCTTACTTACTGACATTAGTCAGTCAGTTTCTGAGCGTGATTAAACAAGTAGCGACCACAGAAGAACAAATTAAGGCACTGGATAAAAGCGTATCGCTGGATTCACCGAAAAACCTGTTTGCCTTGGCTTCTCTGGGGTTCTCAATGCAGAACTGGCAAGCGCTGAATGATGTCGTCGATAGCATAGATAGCAGTGTATTATCAAGCGCTAGCGCAGGAGATATGAGTGCCTTTTGGTCTCGATTGGCGGATTGGGATGGCCTTAGCGGCGATACTCGAATTCAAGAAAAAGCCTGGTTTAAGGCATTAATCGAGCCCGTTCAACTCAGTTTTATGGCGTTGCAAAAATCGGTCTTGGGCCAAGCGCAGCATAGCTGGCGGGCAACGATGGATTTGCTGTTTCCCAGTCAATGGCAAAAAAAGTCAACCAGCCTGAGTCTCGCCAGTAACTTAAAATTAGTGCTATTAGAGGCCATGATGACCGAAGAGGCCATTGTGATCCGCAACCCCGAATATAAGTCAGAGCTTAAGGTTTTTCATAGCAAACTCAATGTGTATCTGCAAGAGCTTGAGGACGTCACCAATGTTCGTCCGGGGCATGTGGCGCCTAAAAATCATCAAATCCAAACGGCCAAAGCGGCGCAGATTAATATTCAGCGGCTGTTGGCCAATGATTTACCCATGATGGTCATGCTAAAAAATGATGCCGTCAATAATACCACCAAACAAATCATCAACGAGCATGTCACCTCCCTGTGGCGTCAAACGAGTAGCGCTACCCAGACAGTCAGCAAGGCGATTGGCGGTTGGGGCGGCATTGTTGCGGTGCTCAACCTGTGGAATACCTCGGCGGTATTACAAGATATTGGTTTTAAAATGGAGCAAGCCTCAGGCAGCCACCCCGACATTAATCCGGCATTACGTGAGGCCATGTATGCCAGCAGTTACGCCGTGTCGGCCATCGCCGCCATCTTCAGAGACGGCGCCTGGAGCAAAATCATCAAAGATGAACAATTGTTGAAGATGAGTTTAAAAGAAGCCATTAAAGACAGTACAGTGACACAGGCGCAATTAGCCAGCAGCTTCGCCAAATACACGGCGGTGGTGTCTGTGTTTGGTTTAATCGCGTCGGGGTTAGAGGCGTGGGAAAGTTGGAATAAGTTTTCAGACCCGCAGAATGATTCAATGGAAAATATCGGCTATGGCCTAAAGGGAGGGGCAGCATTAGCGCAAGCTGGAGTTTTTGTTGTGCAAAGTGGTTTTACCGTGCTGAGCCGTTTTGCTCCTAACTTTATATCCGTTTCAACCGGTGCCGTACTCGCCCCTTGGATGATCAGCACCCTGATGGTGGCCGGCATTGTTTATTTGCTGGCGGTGGTGATTATCAATGTGTTTACACGCTCGGAGCTGGAAACCTGGTTAAAGCAATCGACCTGGGGTAATGACAGCCAAGGCTGGAGCCCATTGGAAGAAGTCTCTCAGTTAGAGCACATATTACATCGTCCCCAAATGCGCTTAGACAAGGTCTTATCGCGCGCCCCGAGTCAATGGATGGACACCGGCAGTACTCAGTGGCAGCTGAGCATCACCTTGCCGCCCTTTACCTTGGGGCGCAATATTGGCCTGCAAATAACCCGCATGCCAGCGAGTGCCACTTATATCTCGGGCGCCGCCCCAGCACCCAGTCCCCCAGTTTTACTCAATGAGCAACAAGGCAGCTGGCGCACCGACAAGGAAGATAATGCAATTTACAGCTTGACGCTGGGGGGCAGTGATACAGACACCGTGGTGGTGGCCATAAAAATGCCGTTTAATTGGGCATCGTCATCACAAGCGCTAACCGATGAGCAACAAAACCTGTATTATGTCGCTCATGGCAGTCAAGAGGGGGCACTCAACGTCAGTCCCCGCAGTCAGGGCAGCACCAAAGAACCCGCGACCCGCATTATCACAGTTGGAGGCAAGGTGTCATGATCACTGAGCAAGATATCCAAGCGTTAAAGCAGCAAGTTTACCAAGAGCCTGTGATTTATGAATGGGAATTTATCGGGGCAGGCGGCAAACACGCACCGTTAACTCGTTGGGTTCTTTCTATTCTGGCAGGATTTACTCTTCCCATTTTTTTATTTTGTGTAGAAGATGTGGGATATGGAGGAACATTCACATTACTTTCTGTAGGAGTTATAGGAATGCTAATGAGCCGCTACTTATTTATCCCTGACAACCATTACCAGTATAAATTAACCAAGTTGGGCATACATTATACTCAAGAGCAGGTCATCCCCGAGGTGGCTTACACCGTCATAAGGGGCATAGCCTGGGTCGGCATCTTAGTGTGTTTACTTGCCTTGATGGTGATAGGGCCGCTGGCATTTGTTGGCGCGGGGGCATTTGGCTTGATGGCATTTGGTATGACCAATTTTACATCTAAAGTTGATAAATTTAGTATTTTGTTCTACGAAGCTAACGTGCTGTTTAATACTAAGAATGATCTTATGTTGGATATCAGGCCCCAGAAAAAGTCTGGATTGGCATTTGTCGGAAAACTTTTATCGAGTTCCTTAGAGCAAAAACAAATATTGATCGAGCAACTCGTGCCCTTGCTTAGCGCGCTGGGTGAGCTTGAAGTGATTGAAATTAAGCGACACAATGACATATATAAACATCCAATGTACGACGAGAAACCGGCACAATAATATCTGCGCGCCTCTTCAGCTTTTCTAACAGTGAACAGCAGCTTGATTAAGTCAGTCAAGCGAGCCTAGACGGTGTGATCGTGCCCGCCGCACTAATGGATGGAATGGATGGACGGCGGCAGTTTGAAGTTGCGGTTTAGTGCCGTCAGTATTGAAGTGGAAAGTGGAAAGTGGAAAGTGGAAAGTGGAAAGTGGAAAGTGGAAAGTGGAAAAGGAGATGGAAAGTTAAATGGAACAAGTAAGCGATAAGGACGTCTTTTTGTTCAAAAAATTAGGGCTAAAAAACAGCGCCAAAACTCCCGCGACCCGTATTATCACAGTTGGAGGTAAGGTGTCATGATCACTGAGCAAGAGATCCAAGCGTTAAAGCAGCAAGTTTACCAAGAGCCTGTGATTTATGAATGGGAATTTATCGGCTTTAGTGGAAAACATGGGCCTTTAATTCGTTGGGTTGCTTCTATTCTTGTCGGATTTTCTTTCCCCATTTTTTTATTTTGTGTAGAAGATATGGGGTATGGAGGAATATTCACACTACTTTCTGTAGGAATTATAGGCATGCTCATGAACCGCTACTTGTTCTTGCCAGATAACCATTATCAATATCAGTTAACCAAATTGGGCATACATTATACTAAAGAACAAGTCATCCCCGAGGCGGCATACACTGTCATCAGGGGCATAGCCTGGGTCGGTATTCTAGTGTGTTTACTTGCCTTGATGGTGATAGGGCCGCTGGCATTTGTTGGCGCGGGGGCATTTGGCTTGATGGCATTTGGCATGACCAATTTTAAGTCAAAAGTTGATAAATTTAGTATTTTATTCTCCGATGCTAATGTGTTGTTTGATCTTAAAAATGATCTTTTGCTGGATATTGATTCTATTAATGAAATTAATTTAGTTTTTTCTAGGACTCTTTTTGCAAATTCCTTAGAACAAAAACAAATATTGCTTGAGCAACTCGTGCCCTTGCTTAGTGCGTTGGGTGAACTTGAAGTGATTGAAATTAAGCGACACAATGACATGTATAAACATCCAATGTACGACGAGAAACCTGCACAATAATATGTGCGCGCCTCTTCAGCTTTTCTAACAGTGAACAGCAGCTTGATTAAGTCAGTCAAGCGAGCCTAGACGGTGTGATCGTGCCCGCCGCACTAATGGATGCAATGGATGGACGGCAGTCGTTGTCAGCGGCGGTTTAGTATAAAGTTATGCCTGTCCCATCTCTTCTTTTGGACATTAATTGGTTAACTTGTCAGATAACAAGTTTCAAGTCTCTTTTTAGCTGGGGTTCATTGGGCTGGTTTGGTGTTTGATTGGCTTATTGATGACCAAAGTTTCAAATTAGATTAATCACCTGCCGTGGGCCTATGTGCAGATACTTCTGCGGTACGCTGTGAATACTTCCATGTAAGCTCGACGATGGCATCCATGCCATCAACGGCCGCAGCCGTATCTACACCCTTGTATAAAGCCAAGACTCGTTTCTTCGATTTTTGATTCTTGGTTGCTAGCACGGTTTTGGACAGAAATCAGATAGGTTATTTACTCTAATTCGGGAGGTCCAGATGAGAAAAAGTATCTTAGTTTCTTCGTAGGATCAAATTTGATCCGTCCCCTTATACCCTCGCAAGTTAACAATGAATGGCAGTGACCAAACGTTGCTTTCACCAACAATACCCAGCAGACTAAAGATGTGCATATCTTTTCTGATCATACACATAAAATGTTAAAAAGCATATGGTCGACTACTTAACAATAGCTGGCTATGATTTTTTTAATGGTTAAGGAGGAAGAGTGGGGAATACCCACGTAAGCTGATTTTGAATTATCCGCGACTTTAGGTAAATTACACATCAATAATATACATATTAGCTCGCAGCATCTGTTGATAGAAAAGAGTTAGCTTGTATTTATGATTGGGTATCTATTTCCACATTAATCAAGAATCATCATCACAGTGTTCAGGTTCGACTAGTCTAGTTGATTATTTTATTTGTTATTCCTAACGTGCCATTTTTCTGCTTAGGATTCATGTTTAATTTACAAAGAGGTTATAATGAAGCGATACGAAACAAAGTTTAGTCTTTCCATACTGTCAGCTACGCTAGTGGTCGCTTTATCTTTTTCCTCTGCAGCCATGGCCGCTGATTCAGATGGTGATGGTCTAGATGACAGTATCGAAAGGATGTATGGCTGGAACCCCTATGATGCTAACTCTCCAGGTGAAACAGATACAGATTTAGATGGGCTTACCGATCTGACCGAGTATAAAGCCTATACCAATATCTTTGATGAAAATAACCCTGTCTATGATGGCGCGTCAGATGATGATGGTGATACTTTACCTAAAGGTCTTGAAGTGTTTTTAATGGGGACAGATCCAGATAATCCCGATACTGATGGCGATGCTTTACGTGATGATGTTGATCCGAACCCTGTTAGTCCAGCAGTAGGACCTGGTCCAATTGCTAGCAATGTTAACATTATGGCGAATGGTTCGATCAGCACCGCTAATGGGAATACTCTGACAGGAACTTATACATATCTGTTGAATGAAGATAGCCCAAAACCAGAAGGTCATTCGCAATGGCAATGGAAAGCCGATGAAGTTGTATTAGAAGCAGGAACAGGAAATGAAGATACTCAAAGAGTTTTACCACTAGATTCAGAGGCTTTAAAAGAGGTTGTGGGCAGTAAAATATCATTTTGTGTGATGCCTGTGGATATTGATTCACAGGCTGGATTAGAATCTTGTGCTGAAGTTGGCCCTTTAGAAAGTGGTGATAATAATCTAATACCTAATTTAGTACAAATGAGTAGTTATTTACATCAAAATGGTCAATATGATCTTTATGCACCACAACCTGAATCTGGCGAAATAGTGTCTACTTCTTCAGCATTTGCAAAAATTGAGACAGATAGATCAGTAATCGCTTGGGGGAATGCGGCGAATGGTGGTGATGCTAGTGTTGTACAAAGTGAGTTAAGAGACGTTATAGATATCTATGCAACTAAGAATGCTTTTGCAGCATTGAGGCTCGATGGCAGCCTAGTTACTTGGGGGAGTGCAACTTATGGTGGGGACTCTAGTACAGTACAAGATCAATTAATGAATATCAAAACAGTCTATTCAACGGGTAGCTATAATAATAGCGGTGCTTTTGCAGCTCTTAAAAATGATGGAACCGTAGTTACTTGGGGAAGTGCAAGTTATGGTGGCAATTCTAGTGCAGTACAAACGGAACTGACTGGTGTCACAGCAATTTATGCTAATACAGGTGCTTTTGCAGCTCTTAAAAAATGATGGAACCGTAGTTACTTGGGGAAGTGCAAGTTATGGTGGCAATTCTAGTGCAGTAGCAGAGCAATTGATCAATGTATCT is a window of Shewanella sp. VB17 DNA encoding:
- a CDS encoding DUF6708 domain-containing protein — translated: MSNKKTNNQSSDGLDVSNHPPTAGETRSIPLGQALFLSPLPLPTTQGGGLDINGSFLAVNEVYLDIGTSNRDKDFQVQLGTSVLSSFALFCLFLTLFVIYAEGVRDGYAHSYAEYTVMVLQDDVYPVLFGIGIGTFLLLTSTILYSTYQKSSQRPIRFNRQRREVCYFPDSSDRAVICPWESLITWIASSSGTTGSNIMTTYTFGMAIEDKEKDMYWFIRQPVINVLSAQAQWEAIRDFMEQGPQHCPAQTEHTGRHTFDEKRTELHRKFKHGPRYWFKFSQFEWSISYTGVAWFYIWNVLCWWKFPYYVAEWDLQFSMKKMPASIEAWSSTLAEDEWAKPSEELRVQTAKMETHLAAGKGFTDFFTETKAQNKSKKRA